In the genome of Enterococcus sp. DIV2402, the window AGACATGGTTATTCAACCTGATTGTGGAGAAGAAAGTTACCAGGGAAATAATCGGTTAGAAAATCGGCGAGTATTAATTACAGGAGCAGATTCCGGTATTGGACGAGCTGTTGCGATTGCATTTGCGAGAGAAGGTGCCGACATTGCACTTCATTTTTTACCTGGAGAAGAAAAAGATGCAAATGAAGTTGCTAAATACGTCAAAGAAGCAGGAAGAAAAGTCGTTTTACTGCCCTATGATTTACGTGACGAACAAGCACCGCATGAAATTGTCAAGCAGGCAGTGAAAGAATTAGGTGGTTTAGACACGTTGGTTTTAAATGCTGCGCAACAATTTGCTCGCAAATCAATTAGTGAATTGGCTATTCAACAAGTTAGAGATACTTTTACAGTCAACATTATTTCGATGTTTGCTTTAGTAAAAGAAGCAGAACCACATTTGCCTGCAGGAGGAGCAATTATTACGACGACTTCGGTGCAAGCGACTGATCCGAGTGATAACTTATTAGACTATGCTGCAACTAAAGCTTCTATCAGCAATTTTACAGTTAATTTAGCAACCCAATTTGCTAAAAAAGGAATTCGAGTTAATGGTGTTGCCCCTGGCCCAATTTGGACGCCATTGCAATTAGATGAAGGTCAGCTCCCAGGTGCACTACCTGAGTTTGGACAGGATTCTTTATTAGAGCGTGCGGGCCAACCAGTAGAATTAGCTCCAGTATATGTCTTTTTAGCCTCAAATGAAGCTAGTTATGTAACAGCTCAAATCTATGGTGTAACTGGTGGAACTGCGATAAATTTATAAAAATAATAAACGAAGGTCTGACTCGTCAGACCTTCGTTTTATTTTGGTGTTTGATTATTGTGTAATCGTTGTTCTGCCATCGCAAGTTTTACAATGGGATCTTCTTCAATTGGAACTTTGTCCAAATGTTCATCGACTTCCTCTTCTTCGGATAATTGAGGTTCTTCATCCAAGTTATATTCTTTTTCAAGTTCATCGATTTTTTCAAAAGGATTATGTTCTTTACGTTCTTCTGCTAGTTTTTTTAATTTATCTTCAGGGTTCGTCATAGTCAATTCCTCCTTTTCTTTCATCATAACAAAATAGTAGATGGATGACAAAAGAAAGGGTTTTCGTTTATTTGAAATAGTTCTTATTTTTCAAGTAAATACCAGTAAAAATAGTTAGAATAACGGTTAAGAGCATGACAATTCCAAAACCTAAAGAAGATTTCTCCCAAGGTAAACCGCCTGTATTCATTCCCCAAATACCAGCGATAACAGTAGGAATCGTCAAGACTAAAGCTGCTGATTCTAAATATTTCATCAAATGATTTAAGTTGTTATCAATCATACTGGCAAAAAGACTGCCGATTGTATTGATTAAATCATGATAAATTTCGACTAACTTTAATGCTTGTTTTTGCCGTAGCTTGACATCGTGAATTAAAGCTGGATCATTTACTTTTTCAAGTAATTTTTCATCTTTCCAAAGCTTATCTAACATTTGATTTTGATCAGCAAGTGTATGATCGATAAAAATAATTGCGCGATCAACATCAGCTAATTGGAATAAGCGCTTACTATCGGTTGTTTGCCGGGCAGCAGTGTCTAATTCATCAATTTCTGTTTTTAATTCTTTTAGACCAGCAATAAAATGACGATAACTTACTAAAAGAGAGGTGAGAAGGACTTGCTCAAACGAATAAAAGGAACGATTATCTTTCAGTAAATGTTGAATAAACAGACTATTCTTGCCAATATAAGTAATCAATAAGTCATCTGATAGAATAAAAGAAATTGGCTCAATCCGTTCTTCGATATTTTGTTGTTTGGAAGAAAGGTTTAATAATACAACTGAAACAGGATTGGTTAACTTGGTATCTTTCAAATGTTCAATACGAGAGACTTCACCAGAATCATCCGCACCAATAAAAATATCGTCTGGTAATGAAAAATCTGTTAAAAGTTTTTCAACGGTTTCTTGTTCTTTTTGGTCAAGAATCAACCAGTTATGATTATCGAGCGTTCCTTTTTGTAAACCTTGTTCTTTATCAATTGTATAATAGGCTAACATCCACTCACCTCATTTAGTTTTTGTTACTGTAAGCATACCATATTTTTTCTATTAGATAGGATGCACAGCTTTTGATTCTACGTTATACTAAAAAAATAGAATGAGAAAGGAATATATCTATGAAAAATGAACAAAGCACTTTTTTTTCAACCTATGAAATTGCGTATTTAGCGATGACTGTAGCTGCCTGTGTGGTGGGCCGAATGTTATTTCAATTTATTCCTAATATCCAACCAATGACAGCTATTTTTTTAATTCTAACCTACCAATTAGGTGTATCACGGGGATTGGTAGTAAATGTTTTATCGTTACTTATCACTAACCTATATATGGGAATGGGGATATGGACAATTTCGCAAATTCTTTCATTTAGTGTGGTCATTGGATGTATGGGATTATTATGTCGCTGGCCTACGTTTCGTAAAAAGCGCAGTTTACAAGTGATTTTTAGTGTTTTGGCAGGATTTTTATATGGTTTGGTGATTGCGATGATTGACGTCCAAATCTATGGAATGCCACAATTTTGGCCGT includes:
- a CDS encoding SDR family oxidoreductase, whose protein sequence is MTEPVLKDPRKMYHSGKFSKQDQDTPALEEDMVIQPDCGEESYQGNNRLENRRVLITGADSGIGRAVAIAFAREGADIALHFLPGEEKDANEVAKYVKEAGRKVVLLPYDLRDEQAPHEIVKQAVKELGGLDTLVLNAAQQFARKSISELAIQQVRDTFTVNIISMFALVKEAEPHLPAGGAIITTTSVQATDPSDNLLDYAATKASISNFTVNLATQFAKKGIRVNGVAPGPIWTPLQLDEGQLPGALPEFGQDSLLERAGQPVELAPVYVFLASNEASYVTAQIYGVTGGTAINL
- a CDS encoding magnesium transporter CorA family protein, translated to MLAYYTIDKEQGLQKGTLDNHNWLILDQKEQETVEKLLTDFSLPDDIFIGADDSGEVSRIEHLKDTKLTNPVSVVLLNLSSKQQNIEERIEPISFILSDDLLITYIGKNSLFIQHLLKDNRSFYSFEQVLLTSLLVSYRHFIAGLKELKTEIDELDTAARQTTDSKRLFQLADVDRAIIFIDHTLADQNQMLDKLWKDEKLLEKVNDPALIHDVKLRQKQALKLVEIYHDLINTIGSLFASMIDNNLNHLMKYLESAALVLTIPTVIAGIWGMNTGGLPWEKSSLGFGIVMLLTVILTIFTGIYLKNKNYFK
- a CDS encoding ECF transporter S component; amino-acid sequence: MKNEQSTFFSTYEIAYLAMTVAACVVGRMLFQFIPNIQPMTAIFLILTYQLGVSRGLVVNVLSLLITNLYMGMGIWTISQILSFSVVIGCMGLLCRWPTFRKKRSLQVIFSVLAGFLYGLVIAMIDVQIYGMPQFWPYYLAGLYFDLLHGLGNGMFYFLLAPIFQQLFYHIKKKA